From Rutidosis leptorrhynchoides isolate AG116_Rl617_1_P2 chromosome 3, CSIRO_AGI_Rlap_v1, whole genome shotgun sequence, a single genomic window includes:
- the LOC139898993 gene encoding L-ascorbate peroxidase, cytosolic-like, with the protein MGKIYPVVPPEYVAAVDGLKTKLKDLFVQTGSAPLMLRLAFHSAGTFDKNTKTGGPFGTIRQKEEQNHGPNVGLDKAIEMLEPLKQEFQIVSYGDLYVLAGIVAVESTGGPPITFHPGRPDNPTPPVEGRLPLPNHGLEQLRGVFVNSMGLNDQDLVALSGGHTLGSGHKDRSGIEGSWTTNPLVFDNSYYKELLAGDKAGLIQLPSDKALLADPALRPLVEKFASDQNAFFQAFAESYMKLSELGWADSE; encoded by the exons ATGGGAAAGATTTATCCGGTGGTACCTCCTGAATACGTGGCAGCTGTCGATGGATTGAAGACGAAGCTCAAAGACTTATTCGTTCAGACCGGTTCTGCTCCTTTGATGCTCCGACTAGC ATTTCACTCTGCTGGCACATTCGATAAGAACACCAAGACTGGAGGACCGTTTGGTACCATTAGACAGAAAGAAGAACAAAACCATGGTCCCAATGTTGGCTTAGATAAAGCTATAGAGATGTTGGAACCTCTTAAGCAAGAGTTTCAAATTGTTTCATATGGTGATCTCTATGTT TTGGCTGGTATTGTTGCTGTTGAAAGCACTGGTGGACCACCTATTACTTTTCACCCAGGCAGGCCG GATAACCCCACACCTCCGGTAGAAGGCCGTCTCCCTCTTCCCAACCATG GTCTTGAACAATTACGAGGCGTATTTGTGAACAGTATGGGTCTCAATGACCAAGATCTTGTTGCTCTCTCTGGTGGTCATACCCTA GGATCGGGCCACAAAGATCGTTCGGGGATTGAAGGATCATGGACTACAAACCCCTTGGTCTTTGATAACAGTTACTACAA AGAACTACTTGCTGGGGACAAGGCGGGACTTATACAACTCCCTTCTGATAAGGCCCTTCTAGCAGATCCTGCATTACGACCACTTGTTGAGAAATTTGCTTCT GATCAAAATGCTTTCTTTCAAGCTTTTGCTGAGTCGTACATGAAGCTTAGCGAGTTGGG ATGGGCTGATTCTGAGTAA